One window from the genome of Mumia sp. ZJ1417 encodes:
- a CDS encoding ComEA family DNA-binding protein, translated as MERRGDRTSEAARRRLEQLARELSRLDARPGEAVDDPLEGPFDDPPPMLIEDLDDDLGDDLFDEVDIAALEHRDGRVASPPARHRAGAASPPAWSADARDRIPPRLRSALGQGTTTTHVLVLLVVLVVAAGGALWWVQRAQPETVGAEPVALAAPGGAGEAVASPDPAAPTGAVPAEVVVDVAGKVRRPGIVTLPAGSRVVDALEAAGGARRGTELTALNLARVLVDGEQIVVGLPSVAPPPGSGTSGGAPSSPGSSTGAVVNLNTATLEQLDTLPQVGPVTAQAILDWRTEHGRFSTVDELLEVDGIGEATLAKLRDLVTL; from the coding sequence GTGGAGCGACGCGGGGACCGGACGAGCGAGGCGGCACGGCGACGTCTCGAGCAGCTCGCGCGCGAGCTGAGCCGGCTCGACGCTCGGCCCGGCGAGGCGGTCGACGATCCTCTCGAGGGGCCGTTCGACGATCCGCCCCCCATGCTCATCGAGGATCTTGACGACGACCTTGGCGACGACCTCTTCGACGAGGTCGACATCGCCGCCCTCGAGCACCGCGACGGCCGCGTGGCGTCTCCGCCTGCCCGCCATCGTGCAGGGGCCGCTTCGCCGCCTGCCTGGTCGGCAGACGCGCGCGACAGGATCCCGCCGCGGCTGAGGTCGGCGCTCGGCCAGGGCACGACGACCACGCACGTGCTGGTGCTCCTGGTCGTCCTGGTGGTGGCAGCCGGCGGCGCGCTCTGGTGGGTTCAACGGGCTCAGCCCGAGACCGTGGGGGCCGAGCCGGTGGCGCTGGCCGCCCCCGGCGGCGCGGGAGAGGCGGTGGCCTCACCCGATCCTGCTGCGCCCACCGGTGCGGTCCCGGCCGAGGTGGTCGTCGACGTCGCCGGCAAGGTTCGGCGGCCCGGCATCGTCACCCTCCCGGCCGGCTCGCGCGTGGTGGACGCGCTCGAGGCGGCGGGGGGAGCCCGCCGCGGCACCGAGTTGACCGCCCTCAATCTGGCGCGGGTGCTCGTCGACGGGGAGCAGATCGTCGTCGGGCTGCCTTCGGTCGCCCCACCGCCGGGGAGCGGGACCTCGGGTGGCGCGCCGTCCTCACCGGGGTCGTCGACCGGTGCCGTCGTCAACCTCAACACCGCGACCCTCGAGCAGCTCGACACTCTGCCTCAGGTCGGCCCAGTGACGGCCCAGGCGATCCTCGACTGGCGTACGGAGCACGGCCGGTTCAGCACCGTCGACGAGCTCCTCGAGGTGGACGGCATCGGCGAGGCGACCCTGGCCAAGCTTCGCGACTTGGTCACGCTCTGA
- the lepA gene encoding translation elongation factor 4, with the protein MAKTAASSSAPAPGATDPAILRNFCIIAHIDHGKSTLADRMLQHTGVVDARSMRAQYLDRMDIERERGITIKSQAVRLPFTKSTGDDAGTTYVLNLIDTPGHVDFTYEVSRSLAACEGAILLVDAAQGIEAQTLANLYLALDADLHVIPVLNKIDLPSAQPEKFAEELAHLVGCEPHEVLRVSAKTGVGVEDVLNAVVDQIPGPVGNPDASARAMIFDSVYDTYRGVVTYVRVIDGHLSHRDKIKMMSTGAVHEMLEVGVISPEPMKADRIGVGEVGYLITGVKEVRQSRVGDTVTSANKPATEALGGYRHPNPMVFAGLYPMDGDDYPTLRDALDKLQLNDAALQYEPETSGALGFGFRIGFLGLLHMEIVRERLEREFNLDLISTTPNVVYRVVMEDGTEHRVTNPSEYPTGKISEVYEPVVRATVLTPTDFIGPVMELCQTRRGTLLGMDYLSSDRVEIRYTLPLAEIVFDFFDHLKSRTKGYASLDYETTGEQAADLVKVDILLQGDPVDAFSAIVHRDNAYTYGVALAQKLKELIPRQQFEVPIQAAIGARVIARETIRAIRKDVLAKCYGGDISRKRKLLEKQKEGKKRMKMVGRVEVPQEAFVAALSTGDSGEKGKK; encoded by the coding sequence ATGGCCAAGACCGCTGCTTCCTCGTCGGCACCCGCTCCGGGCGCGACCGACCCCGCGATCCTCCGCAACTTCTGCATCATCGCGCACATCGACCACGGCAAGTCCACGCTGGCCGATCGCATGCTGCAGCACACGGGGGTCGTCGACGCCCGGTCGATGCGTGCCCAGTACCTCGACCGCATGGACATCGAGCGCGAGCGCGGCATCACGATCAAGAGCCAGGCGGTCCGCCTGCCGTTCACGAAGTCGACCGGCGACGACGCGGGCACGACGTACGTCCTCAACCTCATCGACACCCCCGGGCACGTCGACTTCACGTACGAGGTGAGCCGCAGCCTCGCCGCGTGCGAGGGCGCGATCCTGCTCGTGGACGCCGCGCAAGGGATCGAGGCCCAGACGCTGGCCAACCTCTATCTCGCGCTCGACGCCGACCTGCACGTGATCCCGGTGCTCAACAAGATCGACCTGCCGAGCGCCCAGCCGGAGAAGTTCGCCGAGGAGCTGGCGCACCTGGTCGGCTGCGAGCCCCACGAGGTCCTGCGGGTCTCGGCCAAGACCGGCGTGGGCGTCGAGGACGTGCTGAACGCGGTCGTCGACCAGATCCCGGGGCCGGTAGGCAACCCGGACGCGTCGGCGCGGGCGATGATCTTCGACTCCGTCTACGACACGTACCGCGGCGTGGTGACGTACGTCCGCGTCATCGACGGCCACCTCTCGCACCGCGACAAGATCAAGATGATGTCGACCGGCGCCGTGCACGAGATGCTCGAGGTCGGCGTGATCTCGCCCGAGCCGATGAAGGCCGACCGCATCGGCGTGGGGGAGGTCGGCTATCTCATCACGGGTGTGAAGGAGGTCCGCCAGTCCCGCGTCGGCGACACGGTGACGTCGGCGAACAAGCCCGCGACCGAGGCGCTCGGCGGCTACCGCCACCCCAACCCGATGGTGTTCGCCGGCCTCTACCCGATGGACGGCGACGACTATCCGACGTTGCGTGACGCGCTCGACAAGCTGCAGCTCAACGACGCCGCGCTCCAGTACGAGCCGGAGACCTCCGGCGCGCTCGGGTTCGGCTTCCGCATCGGCTTCCTCGGGCTGCTCCACATGGAGATCGTGCGCGAGCGGCTCGAGCGCGAGTTCAACCTCGACCTGATCTCGACGACCCCCAACGTGGTCTACCGCGTCGTCATGGAGGACGGCACCGAGCACCGCGTCACCAACCCCAGCGAATACCCGACGGGCAAGATCTCCGAGGTGTACGAGCCGGTGGTGCGGGCGACGGTGCTGACACCCACCGACTTCATCGGTCCGGTCATGGAGCTGTGCCAGACGCGGCGCGGGACGCTGCTCGGCATGGACTACCTCTCGTCCGACCGCGTGGAGATCCGTTACACGCTGCCGCTCGCTGAGATCGTCTTCGACTTCTTCGACCACCTCAAGAGCCGTACGAAGGGCTACGCGTCGCTCGACTACGAGACAACCGGCGAGCAGGCCGCGGACCTCGTGAAGGTCGACATCCTGCTGCAGGGCGACCCGGTCGATGCGTTCAGCGCGATCGTCCACCGCGACAACGCCTACACCTACGGTGTCGCGCTCGCGCAGAAGCTCAAGGAGCTCATCCCGCGTCAGCAGTTCGAGGTGCCGATCCAGGCCGCCATCGGCGCGCGCGTCATCGCCCGCGAGACCATCCGCGCGATCCGCAAGGACGTGCTCGCCAAGTGCTACGGCGGTGACATCAGCCGCAAGCGCAAGCTGCTCGAGAAGCAGAAGGAAGGCAAGAAGCGGATGAAGATGGTCGGCCGCGTCGAGGTGCCGCAGGAGGCCTTCGTGGCCGCGCTGTCGACCGGCGACTCGGGCGAGAAGGGCAAGAAGTAG
- a CDS encoding ComEC/Rec2 family competence protein has protein sequence MVAPALAAWAGAVVAVRVSVTAVLVVSVCAALVAAVVVRWFPSARRRAAWVGLLLVLLIASLALGALRASTHRSGVVPDLAAERASVAIVAVVASDPKEVRGTFGTSTVLRLTVLRVEARGATWRLRSPVTAWVRGDAPALRLGQQVDAAGRLDAADDSATAATLSLTRVSVRPDGDPAWWWDGAQRLRDAITAAVSGRGTDVSALVPALVHGDDHALSDGLREDFRTSGLTHLLAVSGTNLTLLIGFLLALARPLGAGPRARVVLAVVATVGYVLLARPEPSVVRAAVMGLVGIAGLSTGGRRRGARCLAWAVVAVVLLDPWLATSAGFLLSAVATGGILLLAPVWRDALARWMPLWFAEAIAVPAAAQLACTAPVAALSGEVSLVAVVANLVVAPAVGPATVLGLAGGLAGLLWAPLGTLVGLLTTVPAGWIVLVGRRAADLPGASAAVGEGPITIALLVIVSGVVAVTGHLLLRRPLPTVVAAMLIAVVTVAPLSPGWPPRGWVMVACDVGQGDATVLRAGPSAAVVIDAGPDPGDVGRCLDDLGIRTVPLVVLTHAHADHVDGLSGVIRGRDVGWVGVGLSRPSLSGGDVRRLRGGERWRVGDLTLTVLAPLAAEQRADVTEDEANDASVVLVAETQGARILLTGDVEPPGQAVLRRTYPDLRVDVLKVPHHGSAHQDAAWLTDLGARWATVSAGRDNTYGHPAPATLTTLNAADVTVLRTDAGGDVAVVVRNGEINGVRR, from the coding sequence ATGGTCGCCCCGGCGCTCGCCGCATGGGCGGGAGCCGTCGTCGCGGTCCGCGTCTCCGTGACGGCCGTGCTCGTCGTCTCGGTGTGCGCGGCGCTGGTCGCGGCCGTAGTGGTGCGTTGGTTCCCCTCCGCCCGGAGGCGCGCCGCGTGGGTGGGGCTCCTGCTGGTGCTCTTGATCGCCTCGCTCGCCCTCGGAGCGCTGCGCGCGTCCACCCACCGCTCGGGAGTCGTGCCCGACCTCGCGGCCGAGCGCGCGTCGGTCGCGATCGTCGCCGTGGTCGCGTCCGACCCGAAGGAGGTCCGCGGGACGTTCGGCACCTCGACCGTGCTCCGGTTGACCGTCCTGCGGGTCGAGGCACGTGGCGCCACCTGGCGTCTGCGCAGCCCGGTCACGGCGTGGGTCCGCGGGGACGCGCCAGCCCTGCGGCTCGGCCAGCAGGTCGACGCGGCAGGCCGTCTCGACGCCGCCGACGACTCGGCGACCGCGGCCACGCTGTCGCTGACCAGGGTGTCCGTGCGTCCTGACGGTGACCCGGCCTGGTGGTGGGACGGCGCCCAACGGCTGCGTGACGCGATCACCGCCGCCGTCTCGGGACGGGGCACCGACGTGTCCGCCCTCGTGCCGGCACTGGTCCACGGCGACGACCACGCGCTGTCCGACGGATTACGCGAGGACTTCCGTACGAGCGGACTCACGCATCTCCTCGCGGTCTCGGGGACCAACCTCACGCTGCTGATCGGGTTCCTCCTGGCGCTGGCGCGGCCTCTGGGCGCTGGTCCTCGTGCCCGCGTGGTGCTCGCCGTCGTGGCGACCGTCGGATACGTGCTTCTCGCCAGGCCCGAGCCGTCGGTCGTGCGGGCGGCCGTGATGGGGCTGGTGGGGATCGCCGGGCTCAGCACGGGCGGGCGCAGGCGCGGTGCCCGCTGCCTCGCCTGGGCGGTGGTCGCCGTCGTCCTCCTCGATCCGTGGCTGGCCACGTCGGCAGGGTTCCTCCTGTCTGCGGTCGCGACCGGCGGCATCCTTCTGCTCGCCCCGGTGTGGCGTGACGCACTCGCCCGGTGGATGCCTCTGTGGTTCGCGGAGGCCATCGCAGTCCCGGCGGCCGCGCAGCTCGCCTGCACCGCGCCGGTCGCCGCGCTCTCGGGTGAGGTCTCGCTGGTGGCGGTCGTCGCCAACCTGGTCGTCGCACCCGCCGTCGGACCGGCGACGGTCCTTGGGTTGGCCGGGGGACTGGCCGGCCTTCTGTGGGCGCCGCTCGGCACGCTCGTCGGACTCCTGACCACCGTCCCGGCGGGCTGGATCGTCCTCGTCGGACGGCGCGCGGCCGATCTGCCCGGTGCCTCCGCAGCCGTCGGTGAGGGGCCGATCACGATCGCCCTCCTCGTGATCGTCAGTGGAGTCGTCGCCGTGACCGGGCACCTCCTCCTGAGGCGTCCGCTCCCGACCGTCGTGGCCGCCATGCTCATCGCCGTCGTCACGGTCGCTCCGCTCAGTCCCGGCTGGCCGCCCCGAGGCTGGGTGATGGTCGCCTGCGACGTCGGCCAGGGTGACGCGACGGTCCTGCGTGCGGGCCCGTCGGCGGCGGTCGTCATCGACGCCGGTCCCGATCCAGGTGACGTCGGCCGCTGTCTGGACGACCTCGGCATACGGACGGTCCCGCTGGTCGTCCTCACCCACGCTCACGCCGACCACGTCGATGGCCTGTCCGGCGTCATCCGGGGACGCGACGTCGGCTGGGTCGGCGTCGGGCTGAGCCGACCGTCGCTCAGCGGGGGCGACGTCCGTCGGCTCCGGGGCGGCGAGCGCTGGCGTGTCGGCGACCTCACCCTCACCGTCCTCGCACCTTTAGCTGCCGAGCAGCGCGCCGACGTCACCGAGGACGAGGCGAACGACGCGAGCGTGGTTCTCGTGGCCGAGACCCAGGGGGCGCGCATCCTGCTCACTGGGGACGTCGAGCCACCCGGCCAGGCCGTGCTGCGTCGGACGTATCCCGACCTTCGCGTCGACGTCCTGAAGGTCCCTCACCACGGCAGCGCGCACCAGGACGCCGCGTGGCTCACCGACCTCGGTGCGCGGTGGGCGACCGTCAGCGCAGGTCGCGACAACACGTACGGGCACCCCGCACCGGCGACGCTCACGACACTGAACGCGGCGGACGTGACGGTGCTGAGGACCGATGCCGGGGGAGACGTTGCCGTGGTCGTACGGAACGGTGAGATCAACGGCGTGCGCCGGTGA
- the rpsT gene encoding 30S ribosomal protein S20, translating to MANIKSQIKRNRQNERARERNKAVRSELKTVVRRFTEAVDAGNTDDAKEFAKAANRKLDKAASKGVIHKNQAANRKSSISKKAAAL from the coding sequence GTGGCAAACATCAAGTCGCAGATCAAGCGCAACCGGCAGAACGAGCGTGCGCGTGAGCGCAACAAGGCCGTGCGTTCGGAGCTGAAGACCGTCGTCCGACGCTTCACCGAGGCCGTCGACGCCGGCAACACCGACGACGCCAAGGAGTTCGCGAAGGCAGCGAACCGCAAGCTGGACAAGGCTGCGTCCAAGGGCGTCATCCACAAGAACCAGGCGGCGAACCGCAAATCGTCGATCTCCAAGAAGGCCGCCGCTCTCTGA
- a CDS encoding YccF domain-containing protein, translating to MNVILNIIWLVLSGIWLAIGYTLAGVLLCLTIIGIPWGIASFRIASYALWPFGRTIEPHPTAGVPSMIGNVIWILLAGWWLALGHLVSGIALCLTIIGIPLGLANVKMIPISLMPLGYRIVPVQR from the coding sequence GTGAACGTGATCCTCAACATCATCTGGCTCGTGCTGAGCGGGATCTGGCTGGCGATCGGCTACACGCTCGCCGGCGTCCTGCTCTGCCTCACGATCATCGGCATCCCGTGGGGGATCGCGTCGTTCCGCATCGCCTCGTACGCGCTGTGGCCGTTCGGACGCACGATCGAGCCTCATCCGACCGCAGGCGTGCCGTCGATGATCGGCAACGTGATCTGGATCCTGCTCGCCGGGTGGTGGCTCGCGCTGGGCCACCTGGTCAGCGGAATCGCGCTCTGCCTCACGATCATCGGGATCCCGCTGGGCCTCGCGAACGTCAAGATGATCCCGATCTCGCTGATGCCGCTGGGCTACCGGATCGTGCCCGTGCAGCGCTGA
- a CDS encoding DUF6458 family protein codes for MVIGLGIVLIILGLIFALDVINIDTSAVDTGTLGWILLGAGIVAVVVSLIVNQQRSRSTHVVEERRDGGYPPAR; via the coding sequence GTGGTCATCGGACTCGGCATCGTTCTCATCATTCTCGGCCTCATCTTCGCCCTCGACGTCATCAACATCGACACCAGCGCGGTGGACACGGGGACCCTCGGTTGGATCCTGCTCGGCGCAGGCATCGTGGCCGTGGTGGTCTCGCTGATCGTCAACCAGCAGCGTTCCAGGTCCACGCACGTGGTCGAGGAGCGTCGCGACGGCGGCTATCCACCGGCTCGGTAG
- a CDS encoding MOSC domain-containing protein — protein MGAYVESVCTGRIKPVPWGSLKRSAIDKRPVSGPVRVGPYGLDGDEIADLEHHGGVDQAVYAYAAEDLEDWSAQLGRPLPNGTTFGENLTTRGIDVNEAVVGERWGIGTTVLEVCGTRIPCAVFAGHVDQERWARRFVEARVPGAYLRVVEPGELASGNAIEVVDRPAHGVTVRVVFRALATERDLLPALLDAQALGTKARRKAEEYVATQA, from the coding sequence GTGGGAGCGTACGTCGAGTCCGTCTGCACCGGACGCATCAAGCCCGTGCCGTGGGGATCGCTCAAGCGGTCCGCGATCGACAAGCGCCCGGTCTCCGGACCGGTGCGCGTCGGTCCGTACGGACTGGACGGCGACGAGATCGCCGACCTCGAGCACCACGGGGGAGTCGACCAGGCGGTGTACGCCTACGCGGCGGAAGACCTCGAGGACTGGTCGGCACAGCTCGGCCGCCCGCTGCCGAACGGCACCACCTTCGGGGAGAACCTCACCACCCGCGGGATCGACGTCAACGAAGCGGTCGTCGGCGAGCGCTGGGGGATCGGGACGACGGTGCTGGAGGTGTGCGGGACCCGGATCCCGTGCGCGGTGTTCGCCGGCCACGTCGACCAGGAGCGGTGGGCTCGTCGGTTCGTCGAGGCGCGGGTCCCCGGGGCATACCTGCGGGTCGTCGAGCCAGGCGAGCTTGCATCCGGCAACGCGATCGAGGTCGTCGACCGGCCTGCGCACGGCGTGACGGTCCGGGTGGTGTTCCGAGCGCTCGCGACTGAGCGCGACCTTCTGCCGGCGCTTCTTGACGCCCAGGCGCTCGGTACGAAGGCGCGCCGCAAAGCGGAGGAGTACGTCGCGACGCAAGCGTGA
- a CDS encoding GNAT family N-acetyltransferase: MRPAACEDVEAIREIERAADERFREIGLGFVADGEPTSYEAVSASVDRGTTWVEVGDDGVPVAFALADVVDGRAHLEQLSVLPSHAGRGIGAALVDTVERWARTNEHDVLTLTTFADVPWNAPYFHPRPRVVMAKSLR; the protein is encoded by the coding sequence ATGAGGCCGGCCGCGTGTGAAGACGTCGAGGCGATCCGAGAGATCGAGCGCGCCGCGGACGAGAGGTTCCGCGAGATCGGCCTCGGCTTCGTCGCTGACGGCGAGCCCACGTCGTACGAGGCTGTCTCGGCGTCGGTCGATCGCGGGACGACGTGGGTCGAGGTGGGCGACGACGGTGTGCCGGTCGCGTTCGCGCTCGCCGACGTCGTGGACGGTCGCGCGCACCTCGAGCAGCTCTCAGTGCTCCCGTCACACGCGGGGCGGGGGATCGGCGCGGCGCTCGTCGACACCGTCGAGCGCTGGGCGCGCACGAACGAGCATGACGTCCTGACGCTGACGACGTTCGCTGACGTGCCCTGGAACGCGCCGTACTTCCACCCGCGGCCACGTGTCGTCATGGCGAAGTCGCTGCGCTGA
- a CDS encoding long-chain fatty acid--CoA ligase, with product MANAPTPEQMKVVDSRAKNVGELFYARVRETPNREAYRHPVGENWRSLTWGETGEIVSRIAAGLISLGIEPEQRVAIASGTRYEWILSDLAIMAAGAATTTVYPTTAAADVAYILADSGSRIVFAEDATQLAKLQEKRSELPDVIKVVLFDGDGDGDWVLSLGEVEELGAKLLAEQPTVVADRVAAIDSEHLATLIYTSGTTGRPKGVRLTHDSWTYEGAAVAAGGYLNIDDLQYLWLPMAHSFGKVLLSTQLRVGFATAIDGRIPKIVDNLAVVKPTFMGAAPRIFEKAYGRIVGMMEEEGGVKLKLFTWATKVAAQVKQLEREGKPVPAGLNLQHKIGDKLVLSKVRERFGGRIRFFISGASALSQEVAEWFEAAGILILEGYGLTESAAGSFVNHPDHYKLGTVGLPMPGTEVKIADDGEILIKGPGVMQGYHNLESESASAIIDGGWLATGDIGEIDADGFLKITDRKKDLFKTSGGKYVAPSYVEGIFKGVCPLASQMVVYGNNRNFVSALITIDPDAATLFADNHGLAGKSYAEVVSSPQMQTAIEGYVDQLNSKLNRWETVKKWVVLDHDLTVEEGELTPSLKLKRKYVEDKFKDTLDGFYADA from the coding sequence ATGGCCAACGCCCCGACACCCGAGCAGATGAAAGTCGTCGACTCGCGTGCAAAAAACGTCGGCGAGCTGTTCTACGCCCGTGTCCGTGAGACCCCGAACCGTGAGGCTTACCGCCACCCTGTCGGCGAGAACTGGAGGTCGCTGACCTGGGGTGAGACCGGTGAGATCGTGTCGCGCATCGCGGCGGGCCTCATCTCGCTGGGCATCGAGCCGGAGCAGCGCGTGGCGATCGCGTCCGGCACGCGCTATGAGTGGATCCTGAGCGATCTGGCGATCATGGCCGCAGGTGCGGCGACCACCACGGTCTACCCGACCACCGCTGCCGCCGACGTCGCCTACATCCTCGCGGACTCTGGCAGCCGCATCGTGTTCGCCGAGGATGCGACGCAGCTGGCCAAGCTCCAGGAGAAGCGCAGCGAGCTCCCCGACGTCATCAAGGTCGTGCTGTTCGACGGTGACGGTGACGGTGACTGGGTGCTGTCGCTCGGCGAGGTCGAGGAGCTCGGGGCCAAGCTCTTGGCCGAGCAGCCGACCGTCGTCGCTGACCGCGTTGCTGCCATCGACTCCGAGCACCTCGCCACCCTGATCTACACCTCCGGCACGACGGGTCGTCCGAAGGGCGTCCGGCTGACGCACGACTCGTGGACGTACGAGGGCGCAGCTGTTGCCGCGGGTGGATACCTGAACATCGACGACCTCCAGTACCTCTGGCTGCCGATGGCGCACTCCTTCGGCAAGGTCCTGCTCTCGACCCAGCTGCGCGTGGGCTTCGCGACCGCGATCGACGGACGCATCCCCAAGATCGTCGACAACCTGGCCGTCGTGAAGCCGACGTTCATGGGCGCGGCGCCGCGCATCTTCGAGAAGGCCTACGGCCGCATCGTCGGCATGATGGAGGAGGAGGGCGGCGTCAAGCTCAAGCTCTTCACCTGGGCCACCAAGGTCGCCGCGCAGGTCAAGCAGCTCGAGCGCGAGGGCAAGCCTGTCCCGGCGGGCCTCAACCTCCAGCACAAGATCGGCGACAAGCTCGTCCTCTCCAAGGTGCGCGAGCGCTTCGGCGGACGCATCCGCTTCTTCATCTCCGGTGCCTCGGCGCTGTCCCAGGAGGTCGCGGAGTGGTTCGAGGCTGCCGGCATCCTCATCCTCGAGGGCTACGGGCTGACCGAGAGCGCCGCGGGTTCGTTCGTCAACCACCCAGACCATTACAAGCTCGGCACGGTCGGACTGCCGATGCCCGGCACCGAGGTCAAGATCGCCGACGACGGCGAGATCCTCATCAAGGGTCCGGGTGTCATGCAGGGCTACCACAACCTCGAGAGCGAGTCGGCGTCCGCGATCATCGACGGCGGCTGGTTGGCGACCGGTGACATCGGTGAGATCGACGCCGACGGGTTCCTGAAGATCACCGATCGCAAGAAGGACCTCTTCAAGACGTCGGGCGGCAAGTACGTCGCACCGTCGTACGTCGAGGGCATCTTTAAGGGCGTCTGCCCGCTGGCGAGCCAGATGGTCGTCTACGGCAACAACCGCAACTTCGTCTCGGCGCTGATCACGATCGATCCCGACGCCGCGACGCTGTTCGCCGACAACCACGGGCTCGCGGGCAAGTCTTACGCGGAGGTCGTCTCGTCGCCGCAGATGCAGACGGCGATCGAGGGCTACGTCGACCAGCTGAACTCCAAGCTCAACCGCTGGGAGACGGTGAAGAAGTGGGTCGTGCTCGACCACGACCTGACCGTCGAGGAGGGCGAGCTGACGCCGAGCCTCAAGCTCAAGCGCAAGTACGTCGAGGACAAGTTCAAGGACACCCTCGACGGCTTCTACGCCGACGCCTGA
- the holA gene encoding DNA polymerase III subunit delta: protein MASLFSTLVLITGGVEFLADRAMRRALAQVHDEDPETSVSEVDGSSLAPGELAGLTSPSLFSAHSAVVVRGIESLDPSVADELLAYAAAPAPDVAVVLTHGGGQKGKGVLDKLRKLGAVQEIVTAAPKPWEVTRWTSTEVRQLGASISEDAADYLVAAVGHDLRSLAAAADQLVDAATGADGRRDKISLDLVRQYFGGRAEVKGFDIADAAIDGDAALALEQLRWAINNNVAPVLITSAFATGLRSLARYGVASSKGLREAELAREVGAPPFRLKRLRAQLKGWDTVGITTAIAAVARADLDVKGAADPEYALERMVLGVVAARVR, encoded by the coding sequence ATGGCGTCCTTGTTCAGCACCCTCGTCCTGATCACCGGCGGAGTCGAGTTCCTCGCCGACCGCGCGATGCGACGTGCCCTGGCGCAGGTCCACGACGAGGATCCCGAGACGTCCGTCTCGGAGGTCGACGGCTCGTCGCTCGCCCCCGGCGAGCTCGCCGGGCTCACGAGTCCGTCGCTCTTCTCCGCGCACAGCGCCGTGGTCGTCCGCGGCATCGAGTCGCTCGATCCGTCCGTCGCCGACGAGCTGCTCGCGTACGCAGCCGCGCCCGCCCCCGACGTCGCCGTCGTGCTCACCCACGGGGGTGGCCAGAAGGGCAAGGGCGTCCTCGACAAGCTCCGCAAGCTCGGGGCCGTGCAGGAGATCGTGACGGCGGCCCCTAAGCCGTGGGAGGTGACCCGGTGGACCTCGACCGAGGTCCGCCAGCTGGGTGCGTCGATCTCCGAGGACGCCGCCGACTACCTCGTCGCTGCGGTCGGCCACGACCTGCGCTCGCTCGCCGCGGCCGCCGACCAGCTCGTGGACGCCGCGACAGGCGCGGACGGCCGCCGCGACAAGATCTCGCTCGACCTCGTCCGTCAATATTTCGGCGGTCGCGCGGAGGTCAAGGGCTTCGACATCGCCGACGCGGCGATCGACGGCGACGCGGCGCTCGCTCTCGAGCAGCTGCGGTGGGCGATCAACAACAACGTCGCGCCGGTCCTCATCACCTCGGCGTTCGCGACCGGCCTACGCTCGCTGGCTCGCTATGGCGTGGCCTCGAGCAAGGGGCTGCGCGAGGCCGAGCTCGCACGTGAGGTCGGAGCGCCGCCCTTCCGGCTCAAGCGGCTGCGCGCTCAGCTCAAGGGGTGGGACACCGTCGGCATCACGACCGCCATCGCCGCGGTCGCGCGCGCCGACCTCGACGTCAAGGGCGCCGCCGACCCGGAGTACGCGCTGGAGCGGATGGTGCTCGGCGTGGTTGCTGCGCGCGTCCGCTGA